In Acomys russatus chromosome 16, mAcoRus1.1, whole genome shotgun sequence, the DNA window agcacgtgtatacacacacgcacacacacacacacacacacacgcacgcacgcacgcacgcacgcacacagacgCACACCAAAATGAGTCAGTTGCGTTTATGCCTCTGGTAAAGTGCTGATGTCAGAAAGATTGGTTTGGGTGTGGTGCTACCAGACAGGAAACAAGCTGTCCATCTACTCAAAAGCCAGCCCACAAGAATGCCATCCTACAGGGGCCCGTGCCTGGCCTCGTACTTGGCAAGTATGTTCTTGCATTTGCCCAGCTCCTTCCTTAAATCAGCCACCTCCTGGCGGAGGGCCGAGTTCTCCTTCTCCAGGAACGAGGCCCGGATTGCGATCTGGTTCTCCTTCAGCCGCCGGGCATCACGGGAGCGCTTGGCCGCCATATTGTTCTTTCTGCGCCTCGCCCAGTACTTGTCATCCTGCTCATTAgttacagaaggaaaaagaaacaagatattAGGTTTCAGCTGCCCTGGGTGGCGGCCAGGGGTGGGCTGAGACACAAGCCTGGGTCTCTTaactcctgtctccttcctttacAGCTTCTACATGTCTGAGGGTACGGTCTGCCAGCCATGGCTTCCTTCCTAGAGAAAACACCAACCTGTCAAAACAGGCTTTGCCCAACACAGTTGTGTGCCCAGCGAGGCAAAGCTCAGAGCTCAGCTCAAAGCTGAAGGCTCACCACACACCCTAAATTCCATTCCAATTTTCTTCACTCTCTTGGTTGAAtgggttttttttaacttatttttttcttctcccctgaATACACACGTGGCCTTCTCTGTGTTTGGACTGTGCTATTGGAAGGCAATAATTGCTAATATCTCTCAATAATACACATGCatcatttgtgtttttaatttgctaACAGCACCCCCCTTTAAGAGAGggtctttttaaaatacagtttatgaatttattcatattacatctcagttgttatcccatcccttgtattctcccattcctccctccctcccattttccccttactcccttcccctatgactgtgactgagggggacctcttagGGTCTTACAtgacccaggctggtcttgaacttaccaTGAAGCCATAGCcacttgaactcttgatcctcccgCCATTGCCTCCTTATCACCACCATGCCAAGTCTCCCCAAAATCTTTCTCAATGAATACACTGTCGATGTAGCAACCCCACCTTTATGATTACATCTAGCACTTTCCATATACATAGACAAAGGTGCAATTTTTTATTACAAAACTATTTACAAAagctaaaaatgagaaaaactaacCATCTATAGTAGAGTTTATGGTAACTAAATTATCATAAAGTCACACAAAGTGACActctacagtttttaaaaataaagacctggggtgggggggggtggggggaactgcaaagatgtgtgtgacacactgtgatgTGGGTAGAAACAATAGCAAGCCCCTGGAGAACACACATGTTTACCATAGTTTgattaaaattatactttactAATAATGAGCAGCCCAGATGGATTTATAGTGGCCAATATAGGTGCCTCTATAAGAGAGACCAAAGCAGCAAGGCAACAGGCAGAGGGAGGATCTCCTACTCTTTTACTTTCTATCCTGAGCTACCAGAATATCACATAAGGGCCATGTCCACTTCAGtaattgaaaacagaaattaaaaaatatattagctTTCATTATTCAGTGTACTCCTATCAATGGCtaacatttaaataatgtattctaATTTCCTGTGTAACTGCTTACGGTATCTGGAATTCCCATATCTGCCTCCATCACTGCTCCCATTaccaagagaaaggaaaggggatggTGCCAAAAGGAATTTTCGCCAACTCCTTTTGTATCAACAACTTGCTACAGCGAATGTCTCTCTTTAGCAAAGCTGGTACTTAAGCTCATACCACCTAGAATAAGTGGGTGAGGCCAATCCCTCTCCTTCACGGGATGCCAAGAACAGTTGGCATTGAAGGGTGTCATTCACATGGGAGGGGTTCAAGGCTTTAAAAGAAGTTCAGGATAAGTGATCTGCCCCTATATCTGTCCATTATGCTCATCAGACAAGTACCTTGCGTATGAGGTGGAAAGTGTGTGAAGGTACTTCCTGTCTGCTGGTCACAAGATTGTCCTTTGTTCATAAAGTGCCTCTCGATTTCTATATACTTCATAGTGTTAGCAGGATGAAAAAAGTGATCCTCATAATAATAACAATTCTTCTTAGGGAGGAGCAATCCCTTTGAGGCATACCCAGGGGAGCAAGTGGGGACAGGTATACTATGGTTGTTGGTAGAATTTGGTGTTTGTGCTTCTCAAAGCTGGTGGGATGGGCAGAAAGGGAGACTGGCAGGTCCAGTGACATCACACGGGTGAGGGGAACCATAGGGACCTTCATAGCAGTGGAGCATCCAGCTTTGATGGAGGCCGTTTGTGTGACTTGGATGTCATCCTCCATTCCCGCCCCTTTGGAGTATCAGGAAGCCAACCACACTTGTCAGTCTGCCCAGGAGTGTGGTTTCCAAGAACATTCCAATGAAGGGCTGAGTCAGAACCAATCAGAACCTACACACAGGGGGacacggggggaggggggcaggaggtgAGGCTGTACATGAGAGCAAGCCCTCAGGGGGAAGTTGTAGAATGGGTTTGGTGCTCTGTGACAGTTCTGACCATGTCTTTGAGGACCAAGCAGTCACCAACTGACCTTAATGTAACCATCTCCTTCTTACTCAATTCTCTCCAGGAGGTTTTGCTCAGACCTCTTATGACTTGTAAAGTGCTTTTCCCGCACATGTGCAGTTGAGCTAGCTGACGTGTAGAATGGAGAATAAGACTCTTAaataggagggaaggaaagaccAGAGCTGTAAGAAAGGATGGAGAGGATGGGAGTGATTGAAGAAGGAATGCCCTGGCCTAGAAAGGCCAGCTTGCCTCCTTTCGTCGTTCTGATTGGAGACAGGGAGGCAGAATCTCCGGAGGGAATGATAGATCTGACACTGGATCGCCTGTTCCATCCTGTACCCTCCCATAGCTGATGCTATGCGACTACTCAGTGGGACCCACCGATCCCGCTCACTTCTAACAGACTTACCCTCCCCTCTTCTGTACAGACTAGGACTTCTATGAGAAATAGCACAGTGTCAATGTTGGCTCCCTTCAGCATCCCCTAAGCCTCTGAAAGAGATTTGTCAAGTGAACAAATGACCCTTACCTGTGGTAAGGAATACATGTGAATATGCATTATCAGTTAGGAACCCTGTATGACATCATTTAGTGCTCCTTCTGTGTGTATACTAACCAAAACGCCAGCTTCAGAGAAGAAACAGGCACTTGTGGGGAAGGCCACTCTTGGTATATTCGGTGCCACCCCATTAGTTTGCTTGTCTCCCACCCAGGCCAGCTCAGTCCTCTCTACTGAGAGGAGCGCCCCTCACAGCTCTTCTTTCTGCATCTCACAGCTCCAGACTTGTGCCTTGAGGTTTCACCTGCCATTTGAAACAAATCTCTAAGGGTACACTGAAGGGGAAGGCTCCTGCCAATTTCCTACCCGCCATGCAGAAAGGGCAGGCTTAGCCAGGACAGCAGTGATACATAGAATTCCAGCCCAGATGGTTCATCATGGCCTCTTTGCTGCCAAGAGTACATGGGCCATTAAATACGCTCACTCTTCAAGTACGCAAAATTGGAGACTCTGTGAAGGTCTGGCCAGAAGTTTAATCTACTACTCGGTAACATCCTGTCAAACCATTTCCAAGTCAAGAAGAGGCTCCGGCTGAATAGACTTCCTGGTTTAGGTAAAGGGATAAAACTCTGCAATACACAGGAATAGATTACTAAGAACTCAAGATCCCAGAGGGCATCCAACTGCAAGAAGGCACTTTACTCAGCTTGGACCTAATCCCACAGGCCCTTATAGTTCAACCATGGAGTCCCTGAGAAGGTtagatttttctgttatttttcccTGTAGACTTCTCTGGGTTGAATCCTAGGGTGACAGCTCTTCATTTGTTATTCCAGGGCCCCTTGTCTGGGCTAACATGCTACAGTGGCCTTTCTAGAACCCATCTTACTCTAAAAGTCGGGTTCACCTCAGTTCCCCTTTCTGCTTCTCCATAACCTCAACTGTAAAGTGATAACTTTGGATGTCAGCCCTGACCCTGCTCCGTTCTGTAGCAATTAAAGAGGTCTCGGGTGTGAGGATAAGAGCCATGCTTTAGGTCTCCTGGGTACATCTGCCTCCTGTGTTCTTTCTAGATACTAAATGGCAGAAAGTCTGTCCTACTTAGTTCACACAGCATCCCAGACTCTCATCTTCCTAGAGGGTGTCTCTATATGAAGCATATTCAGGTCTAGTTAGTGGGAATCAGACATTAGAAAAGAGCTAATAATGCTTGATCCTAATGCCTTGACTACATACAATCATTTGTTGTTCTCATGGTTGGAAAAAAATGCATACACAGAAAAAGTGCTATGAAATGGCTAACCAAATCGGGCTGCGCTGGCAGAATGTCAGGGATATTCGTTGTCCTAAAGTAAATGCATCAGAATAAACAGATGAATCTGTTTCCCCAGATGAATGATGTATCCCCTTCAATACGGTAGACAGAAGCTCCCAGACTTCAGTGCTTAGCTAATGTTGAGAGGGCCTTACatgacacacaaataaaatccaCCGTCTCTGCCCACCACCTCTGACATGCCATGCTGGTCATCCAGAGCCAGCAAGACAGAGGAGGAAATTCAGACTTGTTTAGTACCCAAGGCCCTCTGGGAGATGGTAGAGTTCATTATCAACAAACAGTGGACACTGGAGGTAAGCCTCAGAGAACTGAGGTCCAGGCTATGTGCCCTTCTCAAatcatctcctcctccccaccccctttgcaACCTTGAAAGATTTGGGTTTGATACACGGGCCCATGGGATCATGGGATCCCTTATACAGGGGCCAGTTTGCTTCCGTTTGGGACTTCTTAACATCCCTCTAGCCTTTTACTTCTCCCTATGTCTGATCCATATCAAGACATGAAAGCATGTTTCAGAAAACCCCTAGGGAGGAAGTACAGTGCCAAGAACTCACGTGCCAACAAACAATCAGAACACAGGCCCCTCATTTCCGAGTGCACATGGGCTTCCTGGATTTACCCCTTTAGCTTCCCCCTAATCCCACTCTCCACCTGCCCACAGCCTCATTACCAGTTCCAACTTACCTTCAAATCATCGGGAATGAAGACTTTGCGAGCTTTCTTAATCATGGGCTGTGGCTTCAGTTCTTCTTCAGAGAACTTGCGTTTGCGAGGATCGAACATTTCCTGCCCCGGGATGCTGGAGAGGGCAAGGTCTGCCGGGTCCGGTTCATACCCGACTGGGACCTGGATGGTGTCAGGGTCAATGGGGCTTGGTGTATTGCGGTTTGCTGGCAACAGCTGGCCTGGAACAACACAGGAGTTTAGATTTGTATCAGCTCTAAGCCAACCCAGGTCAGAACCACTTAGTGATTCTCTAGGAGTGATGAGAGACTTTAACCAACTTATGTCTGACCCTACTGCCATCTGTCCTTCTTCATCTTAAGTGTATTTCCAAGAACACAGTAGGCAGAACATGAGTGACTCCTGTCTTATCAggcaaaacaaagagaatgaaaaaaaaaaagtttagaaaaataCACATACTTATTTCTCCTATCCCATGCATTGTggtggctagttttgtgtcaacttgacacaagctacaatcatttggaaagaggaaacctcagctgagaaaatgcctctaccaGATTGGCCTAGGGAGGCCTGGCAtgtgaagtttcagaggaaaGTTTTGAGTCCCTTAAAGACTATATTAAGACCATTTGATACTTTGAGTTTAAGACTCTGtggttttgggggctggagagatggctcagaggttaagagcactgactgctcatccaaaggtcctgagttccattcccagcaccacatggtggctcacaaccatctataatgtgatctgatgccctctcctggcctgcaggtgtacatgcaggcaggacactgtatatataataaagaaataaataaatcttaaaagaatctcTTGTTTTGGTCAACTGGGgttgaagaatcagctgtgactaATAAGAGATCAAGATCTCAGAAGTGCAACCTTTGCTTTAGTGGGACAACTGATGCTGGCTACCTGGATCTGAGAAGTGTGTAATGACTAAGAAGAGGcgagcatcactgaggtgaaatgtTCTGAGAAATGTTTCCTTGGCGTCAACATGGAAGGTGCGTTCTAGAGGTGGCCAAGGTTGATGGTGGCATGTGTAAGAGTCTCCCGGGATCCTGGTTTTGAAGGCATTGAAGGGGCCATGGAGTTTGGCACCATGTGAGGCCAGGTGAGGCTAAGAGTGAATATGTGGCCTCAGTCGAAGCAGAAGCCCCAGGACTGGAGGGTTCATGGAGAcaagctgaggcttggcactctGGCTAGATCAGAATTCTTAAGGAAAGGCCTTTTATGAAGGCACAGCAGAGTTTCAGTGTAGAACCCAGAATTATGGCGAGGTCGGTATCATGAGACAACCACcacggtgttttgtcacagcaatagtaattctAAGATACACATGGCGCATCAACTACATGCCAGGCACGCTGAATGGTGTGATGGATAGAGTTtcctgtgtttcccaggtgagtcACAGAGACGGACCATTAGCTAGTtagggtggggtggagtggtaTAGGATGGAAGTACGTCTCTGTGCATCCTGAGTGTAGGGAGCCATCCGGAACACAAAAGAGGTAAGGGAGCGATCCTGGCGAAGACATCTCGAGCAGCTGCATCTTGGGAGAGATAGGAACCGGCAAAAAGGCAGTCGAGGCACAACATTAACGCAGACATTCAGATAtcagtgaatgtgtgtgttgtgttgtctGTGTACTTGTTGGGGaagcatgtgcacgtgtgcatatgGGTGTACAAGATTGCACGTGGGGCAAGAGGTAGCTATGTTGGGTGTCATTTCTCAATCATTCTCCACCTTTTATTGTTCACGACGGTGTCTCTCATTGAACCCGAAACTCATAAATttagttaggctggctggccatgaGTGTCAGGGTGTCACCTGTCTCCAAGCCTCTCGCCCTCTTGGGTTTTCACATGGGCTCCGGGGACCTAAATTTAGGTCCTAATGGTtttgtggcaggcactttaccaactgagccatctctctaagcccTCGTTTGCTAACTGCTTCTGGGGATAGAGGCTAGCGCCCTGAGCAGTGGAGGCAAGTGCATTCTGTCTTATGTCCCCATGCTTCTAGTTTGTGTTTTTGAGTGACTACATATAGTTGTCGGTAGCTGGAGCCTGGAACCGAAGACAGAATAAGTTCAGGGAAAACTATAAACGATGTGGCTACGGGCAAGAGGGTTGCGGGACATAACAAACCAAACAGCTCTGGATGTCACAGGAGCCTTTCCGAGGAGAGACCTAACAGTGAGCTGCGAATAAGACTCTGGTATTCTAATGGGCTGAAGGGGCCCAGGTGGAGACAGGTCAGGCACAAGGCTGTTGTGACACACCACAAGCACGTTAGCAGTGGCTACACGGATGGCGAGAAGGGGCACGTTGTTAACAATCATTTAGCAGATCGGAAAGGGCATAATGGAGACAACCTAACTTCTACTTGGACCCTCTAGAGGCTCAGCCACTGTGGGCTGCGCAAACATCCGCGGAACAATGGGTGGATTGTGCCCCTTTGTCTAGCTGGTGAGACTGGACTTAATAACAGACCAAATGTTTATGCTGGGCATTCTGAATCTTAACTTCTGGTTTCATCTGAGTTTTACAATTGCTCCTTTCATGCCTGGAGAAGAAACGAGAGGATGCAGCTAGGCTGTGTTTGGCCCGGCTCTTCGTCTTCCCCTTTGCCAAAGGTTAGGGCCCCCCTTGTGTAGGAAGAAATCTTTAGGTTTCATTAAAAACCCAGCCCAGGGTGAAGCATGAAGCCCACTGCTTACACTGTAGTGAAACTGAAACCCTGCATGCCTGTTTCTGAAAGGGCCTGGAAGGGAGCTTGAACAAATAAATGGCCCAGATGACCTTCTAGGTCCCTTCTCCGTTTTGAGCTTCCTTTGTGTACTGCTTGccaaggaggaagagatggcCCCTGAGGCACTGGCAGATGATGCGCTTTTCTCATTAGCCAAGCCGCTGCACAGCTCCAGCTTCTAGGGACTGCTGAGCTCTGTGCTGGATGATGATAATACAATTTCATCTTGAGCCTCTTGACCTTGCCTTTAAAAGGAACTTCATTTCCATCACATAGggatgctactttttttttttttttatgaaggaaTCATCTTTGAACTTTAGAGCAGTACTACTGAATGTCCTATCACCACATGCCCGACCACTTAACCATTTTACAAAATTTGTTATACTCTACTGTgttgtggggagagggagggagggagaaagagatgggagTGTGGGGAGGTGCCatccatgtgaaagtcagaggataacttgcaggagtcagctctcttctttcATCATGGGAGTCTTAGGGATGGATTAAATTTATGTTGTCACTGAACTCAGATGATCATTGTAAGGCTTGGTACCTTTATCTACCAAGCATCTTACCTATGTCTTTCCTTATTCTCTTgagccctctccttctccctccctcccctctctccctctctctctccttctccctttcttttcatgtgtgtgtgtttgttttacagacagggtttctctgtgtagctctggctgtcctggaactcactctatagaccagtctggccttgaactcagagatggccctgcctctgccacctaagtgctgggatcaaaggcgtgtcaccatgcctggctttgaatcATCTCTTAATGCTTTCCAAATAGATCTCTCCATTATTTCATCTCCCTCCTTCAGGCTTCAGAATTCTGTGTATTATGATAtcttaaatgtttttaagatATCCAAATGTTTGAAGCTTTACACACAGAAGCTTGCATGTGTAAGcaggcacatgtatacacacacacacacacacacacacacacacacacacacacacacagagcttattTATTGTTCTTTACATAACCACTTGTGTTACGGTATCTGTTTCCATGTTCAGCTTCGGGGAAGAGCATCCTCGGTTTTTGATTGGCCTTCTGAGACCCTGAACTCTGACAGGCACCCGTGATCATTCTAACAGTAATGTTTGCCATTCTATCTCTGTAGCCCTATCTCTCTCCAGGGAAGGGGTTTGGCTGGATGGCAAAAACTGAAAGTGGGCCTCAACACAAGTAAATGGCTGCCGAGGGGTCAAGCAGAAGATGGCCAAGGACAGGGAAACAAAACCGGGGCCCTCTTGTCATCCGTCTTTTCTGCTCCCCTCACCTCATTCTGAAGTTGTTTTCCCTGTCATCGGAAACTCCCGAGAGTCATTACGTCACAGGGAGAAAAAAGGCTTTAGCTATACTTACCTACCTTTTATGAATTTTCGTGTTTTTAACACAAGAATTGTTGACTTAAGAGCGCGGCgttacattttacttttaaattatcaaaaatgTTCACAGCAAATGTTCAAATGCAGACACATGTTGAGGAAGTGAACATAGCAGTTGCCATGACTCTTCTCTCCACAGCCCTCTCAAAGCtccgccccctctcccccacctccccccacccggGAGATGAACACCTTACTATGAAGACATCATTCCTTGAGCTAGTATCACTTAAAACACTTCAAGGATTGgtattggggatcaaacccagggcttccagtATGCGAGGCGAACACCCTACACCTGGACCACACTCCTACCCTGTTATACTGTGGCGTTTACACATAAGCAATATAACCCAAACAAGATTATATATCTtatgttgcttctgtttttttttttttttctgagacagggtttctctgggtagccttggctgtcctggagccattctgtacacaaggctggcctcatAATTAatacagatccatctgcctctgactcccaagggctgggattaaagatgtgccataccatgcccagctcttctgttgcttttaaaaatagttttaagacATAACGCTATTAATACAGATAGTAAACCTATGTGTGTATTGCTATGTAGGGAACAAACCAAGGGACTCTCTCATGTTAACGAAGTGTTGTCACCCGACCCCCAGCTCCATCCCAAGTCTATTTTGCTGTTAAAGGATCAAGGCTACCCCCACAGTTTGAATATAATAATTTATCCAATAACTCCCCAActagtgagctttttttttttttttttttccagcaggtTTTTTAAGTACAGGAGATCCCTAGCAATTAGGTTGCTCACACAAAGCCAAGTGTGATCAATGTACTTCCAACTTTTGCCCTAAAATGTTATCCTATTCATAATGCACAGACATAAAGGAGAGTCCAAGTTTCACCCAACTAGACATTTCTTGATAGAGTGCTGTCCGTCTGAGATGCACGAATAGCAGCACTAATTTTCATCTCTCTGGTTACTCGTCATGTTCATTGTCTCACATGACTATTGGGTGTTGGCTTCTTCTCTGTGCACCCTTCATGGTTTTATCCAGCCCCCAACAGATACGTCTAAAACACAGCTCCTGCAGCGAAAGCCCATGCGACACCCAGGCGTAGGcagcagaaagactgtgagaccGAGGGAACCAGAATGTCTGCTATGAGATCAGCATGGTCTTCTATATACAACGGGGAAGATATGCTTATGAAATCTCCGCAGTGCAGTTGCTTAAAGAGAACCAACACAATGACACCACCCACTGACATGCCAGTGTCGATGACAGAGAAATCTTACAAGGTCCTACCTCTATATGAAGAGCTATAGGtaattaatggctgctgagagaggaagaactgGGTCTTCTCTAGGAACAAGCCTCCAGCCGTTTGTCCAATCCAAAGTGGTCAGACTTAAGCACATGTACATAGGAACAATATTAAATAGGCTCAGCGGTATACGGATATACAGTTATGTATAATGCATATAACTATttatagtaattattttattattatataacatACTAATATATCACATGattatataattatgttatataatataaattatataaaattattatatattattaaattatatatatacatatataattaagtAAGAGGTCATGAATTAGAGAGGAAGTAGGTGGGCacaggagaagtgggaggagaaGGTGTAAAAATGACAATATaaacacaatatacatatatgaaattctcaaaaagacTTAAAAGATAGCCAGGgatggtgttgcacgcctttaatcctggcacttgggaggcagaggcaggcagatctctgtgagtttgaggccaacctggtctacaaagcgagtccagccaGCCAgggtccagagaaaccctgtctcaaaaactaaaacaaacaaacaaaaacaaaacaaaagacttaaaagatgaattaaattttatttattaatttaaaaatgcttttattatgttttgttaattttgtgaGGAGCCTGTGTCAATTGTTTGTGTGggctcatgtgtgcacatgagctgaggtcagagggcaacttgtgggagttggttctttgcttccaccatgtgggtcttgggttacaa includes these proteins:
- the Hlf gene encoding hepatic leukemia factor isoform X3; this encodes MDLEEFLSENGIPPSPSQHDHSPHPPGLQPASSTAPSVMDLSSRASAPLHPGIPSPNCMQSPIRPGQLLPANRNTPSPIDPDTIQVPVGYEPDPADLALSSIPGQEMFDPRKRKFSEEELKPQPMIKKARKVFIPDDLKQDDKYWARRRKNNMAAKRSRDARRLKENQIAIRASFLEKENSALRQEVADLRKELGKCKNILAKYEARHGPL